The [Bacillus] selenitireducens MLS10 genome includes a region encoding these proteins:
- a CDS encoding 5' nucleotidase, NT5C type, with product MKQIRFGIDIDGTVTDPSSFIPYLNQAFKQNLTLQDIKDYDLSIALGITEKEFWAWMTDHEPKMYKHSFPAADARDILSAWSDQYELFYISARPKHVTELTYDWFKEYQIPYDHIELLGQHNKLRAVSEHQIDAFFEDKHDNAVNIAEEHQIPVILMDTPYNRLPVPKHVHRAYSWSEANRIINRLFQPVYSG from the coding sequence ATGAAGCAAATCCGATTTGGCATTGACATCGACGGGACCGTCACGGATCCATCCTCCTTCATTCCGTATTTAAACCAGGCATTCAAACAAAATCTGACTCTTCAGGACATTAAAGACTACGACCTTTCCATTGCTCTTGGCATTACCGAAAAGGAATTTTGGGCATGGATGACGGATCATGAACCCAAAATGTACAAACATTCTTTTCCTGCTGCAGATGCCCGTGATATTTTATCTGCATGGTCCGATCAGTATGAACTCTTTTACATCAGTGCCCGACCAAAACATGTCACTGAATTGACCTATGATTGGTTCAAAGAATATCAAATCCCTTACGATCATATTGAACTGTTGGGTCAGCACAATAAACTCCGTGCAGTTTCTGAACATCAGATTGATGCATTCTTCGAGGACAAACATGATAATGCTGTCAACATTGCAGAAGAGCATCAGATCCCGGTTATTCTTATGGACACTCCTTACAATCGCTTACCGGTTCCAAAGCATGTTCACAGAGCCTATTCATGGAGCGAAGCAAATCGTATCATCAATCGGCTCTTCCAGCCTGTTTATTCAGGGTGA
- a CDS encoding Fur family transcriptional regulator produces the protein MNIHEAMDLLKEQGYKYTEKRFDILTFLIQEGRYVTAKDILEHLKDKHDGLSFDTIYRNLALFEETSLLEETELEGEKRFRIACSVDEHHHHLICLECGKTEHIHHCPMNVDGLTSSGFTVTGHKFEVYGYCPECDHPSIG, from the coding sequence ATGAACATTCATGAAGCCATGGATCTGTTAAAAGAACAAGGATATAAGTATACGGAGAAGAGATTTGATATTCTCACTTTTCTGATTCAGGAGGGGCGCTACGTCACTGCCAAGGACATACTTGAGCATTTGAAAGATAAGCATGACGGTCTGAGTTTTGACACGATATACAGAAACCTTGCATTATTTGAAGAGACGTCGCTTCTTGAGGAAACGGAACTCGAAGGGGAAAAACGTTTCAGAATTGCATGCTCGGTGGATGAACATCACCACCATCTGATTTGCCTTGAGTGCGGTAAAACGGAGCATATTCATCATTGTCCGATGAATGTCGATGGATTGACTTCTTCCGGTTTTACGGTAACAGGGCACAAATTTGAAGTATATGGTTATTGCCCGGAATGTGATCATCCGTCGATCGGATAA
- a CDS encoding metal ABC transporter permease: MEWFESLTFLDRGILAGLVIGLLAPLMGAFLLVRRMTIISEGLSQITLAGIAVGVVAGSALDLPWSINPLISGFLFAVAGALIVEKLRTVYQYFQELAIPIILSAGLGLSAILISASGMSSSEWFNFLFGSILTVSLSDLYFILIAGTISLILLVFLYKEFLSVSFDAEFAHTSGLRVKGLNLVFAALIAAVISISVNIVGILLVGAMITLPVAAALQVSKSFRQVILFGIFFGELAIVSGMLSSYYLNIATGGMIVTSGIVILAVMIMYAKLRSRQLVFSMQERGATK; this comes from the coding sequence GTGGAATGGTTTGAATCATTAACATTTCTCGACAGGGGGATTCTTGCAGGACTTGTCATTGGGCTGCTTGCTCCTCTAATGGGTGCCTTTCTCCTTGTCAGAAGAATGACCATTATTTCAGAGGGTCTGTCTCAGATCACACTTGCGGGGATTGCCGTCGGTGTGGTGGCAGGCTCGGCACTTGATTTGCCGTGGTCGATCAATCCGCTGATTTCCGGCTTTCTATTTGCCGTTGCAGGTGCATTGATTGTGGAAAAATTACGTACAGTCTATCAGTATTTTCAGGAGTTGGCGATTCCGATCATTCTTTCGGCAGGACTTGGACTGAGTGCGATATTGATCAGTGCCTCCGGGATGTCAAGTTCGGAATGGTTTAATTTTCTGTTTGGAAGTATCCTGACAGTCTCCTTATCGGATTTATATTTTATATTGATTGCAGGGACAATCAGTTTGATATTGCTGGTGTTTCTTTATAAGGAATTTCTTTCGGTTTCCTTTGATGCTGAATTTGCTCATACTTCCGGATTGCGCGTGAAAGGGCTGAATCTGGTATTTGCTGCACTGATCGCGGCTGTCATCAGTATTTCAGTCAATATTGTGGGGATTTTGCTTGTCGGGGCGATGATTACCCTGCCTGTAGCTGCCGCACTTCAAGTGTCCAAGAGCTTTCGGCAAGTTATTCTGTTCGGTATCTTTTTTGGGGAACTCGCAATTGTTTCGGGGATGCTGTCCTCGTATTATCTGAACATCGCCACCGGGGGCATGATTGTGACCTCAGGGATTGTTATTTTAGCCGTGATGATAATGTATGCTAAACTGAGAAGCAGGCAGCTGGTTTTCAGTATGCAGGAAAGGGGCGCAACCAAATGA
- a CDS encoding metal ABC transporter permease, which produces MIDVFFQFDFLKYSLYTAMMVGILTPAVGVFLVVRRLSLMADALSHITLTGIAFSLLLGRSFPFFATLNPVYMGMLFSVTGSLAVSRLGLVFRHYKELAIPIILSSGIGIGVVFISLADGFNNDLLNYLFGSVAAVSRQDFYMMLVLLGGVILFIGLFYKELLFLSFDEEQAVTSGIPKRFMDLSFMIVVAVVIGVSMQIVGILLVSALMTLPVAAAMRIAKSFKGMLFYSILIGEVSVLTGMVSAFHLDWAPGGTIVMTNLFILILIIMITGLKRKWG; this is translated from the coding sequence ATGATCGACGTATTTTTTCAATTCGATTTTTTAAAGTACTCTCTCTACACGGCTATGATGGTGGGCATACTGACCCCTGCAGTCGGTGTGTTTCTCGTTGTCCGACGTCTGTCGCTGATGGCGGATGCCCTGTCGCACATCACATTGACAGGGATTGCATTCAGTCTATTGCTGGGGCGTTCCTTTCCTTTTTTTGCAACGCTCAATCCTGTGTATATGGGGATGCTGTTTTCAGTGACCGGTTCTCTTGCCGTCAGCAGGCTGGGGCTTGTTTTCAGGCACTATAAGGAACTTGCCATTCCGATTATTCTCTCGTCAGGGATCGGGATAGGTGTTGTCTTTATTTCTCTTGCTGACGGATTCAATAATGACCTGTTAAATTATCTGTTTGGCAGTGTAGCTGCAGTCAGCAGACAGGATTTCTATATGATGCTCGTTTTACTCGGGGGAGTCATCCTGTTTATCGGTCTTTTTTATAAGGAGCTATTGTTTCTCAGCTTTGATGAAGAACAGGCAGTGACCTCCGGGATCCCGAAACGGTTTATGGATCTTTCATTTATGATTGTTGTGGCTGTAGTCATTGGTGTATCGATGCAGATCGTCGGCATTTTACTTGTCTCAGCTTTGATGACTTTACCCGTGGCCGCTGCAATGAGAATAGCCAAGTCTTTTAAAGGCATGCTGTTTTATTCCATCTTGATTGGTGAGGTGTCGGTACTTACAGGTATGGTCAGTGCGTTTCATCTTGATTGGGCACCGGGTGGAACCATCGTAATGACGAATCTGTTTATTTTGATTTTAATTATTATGATTACAGGACTCAAAAGGAAGTGGGGATGA
- a CDS encoding metal ABC transporter ATP-binding protein: MTDHHKTEKYAVEVSGVSFGYERRSVLEGIDLAIPEGAFLGLVGPNGSGKSTLIKLILGLLKPHAGSVRLFGKQMDKFHDWSRIGFVSQKANSFNSGFPATVFEVVSMGLFGKIGMFRFMKKQDKQKVYAALDQVNMREYVKSNIGELSGGQQQRVFIARALVSDPDLLILDEPTVGVDAESVSNFYNMLKELNHRRGITLLLVTHDVGAMTEHVSHVACLNKCIHFHGFTEDFEENKDETMSKMYGHDVRTIDHNHDHHHHDHYHDHDDVRR, from the coding sequence ATGACAGATCATCATAAAACAGAAAAATATGCAGTTGAAGTATCGGGGGTTTCGTTTGGGTATGAGCGTCGATCAGTGCTCGAGGGAATTGATCTGGCGATCCCTGAGGGGGCATTTTTAGGTCTTGTTGGTCCGAACGGATCAGGGAAGTCTACGCTGATCAAGCTGATATTGGGACTTTTAAAACCCCACGCCGGATCAGTCAGGTTATTTGGGAAGCAGATGGACAAGTTCCACGACTGGAGCAGAATTGGCTTTGTATCGCAAAAAGCGAACAGTTTTAATTCAGGATTTCCGGCGACCGTTTTCGAAGTGGTTTCGATGGGGCTTTTTGGTAAGATTGGCATGTTTAGGTTTATGAAGAAGCAAGACAAACAAAAAGTATATGCAGCACTCGATCAGGTAAACATGCGTGAATATGTGAAATCGAATATCGGTGAACTCTCCGGAGGTCAACAGCAGCGTGTGTTTATTGCAAGAGCGCTGGTCAGTGATCCGGATTTACTGATTCTCGACGAACCGACCGTTGGTGTCGATGCGGAGTCAGTCTCCAATTTCTATAACATGCTGAAGGAATTGAATCACAGACGGGGGATTACGCTGCTTCTTGTTACACATGATGTCGGTGCTATGACTGAACACGTGAGTCATGTGGCGTGTTTGAATAAATGCATTCACTTTCACGGGTTTACTGAAGATTTTGAAGAAAACAAAGACGAAACGATGTCAAAAATGTATGGGCACGATGTCAGAACCATAGACCATAATCATGATCATCATCACCACGATCATTATCATGATCATGATGATGTGAGAAGGTGA
- a CDS encoding Ppx/GppA family phosphatase, translating to MDKQCFGIIDMGSNSIRFVVYEVNEDACFKEIQNLKVAARLSSYIDADGSMTEEGIVLIIDTMKQFEKAADVHTLTDTRAVATAAVRNAVNQEEIVRRINQNSRYTVEVLSDYQEAYYGYLAVTNSTMLTEGITIDIGGGSTEVTYFKDRELKQYHSFPFGAITLKKQFVEGDTPTEKEMKAIQSFIVHSYDSLSWLQEHQVPVIGIGGTARNLALVHQETTGYPLAGLHEYKMTYRDVKGVREDLWDMSNKKREKQDGLSKDRADIIVPAIVAIEELMAYAGKVDYIVSYRGLRDGIFYEYLLDNIAVTHFPNVIEESFYALRNQFHLDEKHHRDLSVLATYLIQELVKEGLIKELDDHERKLLRWAASVYYIGEQIHPEAKAQHSFYLLTNQAIDGLGHADRMAVAFIASFKSKSTLKQFASPYREWISKDDLKKYELMGSILKLCYALTISKQSLVTKIELDAIDQNQLRLLAMTTDTAFFEEFQANKYKKHLEKALDIQLIVEMKPEGGSEFE from the coding sequence TTGGACAAGCAATGCTTTGGCATTATAGATATGGGTTCAAACTCCATCCGATTCGTGGTCTACGAGGTAAATGAAGACGCCTGTTTTAAAGAAATCCAAAACCTGAAAGTTGCCGCCAGGCTCAGCAGCTACATCGATGCAGACGGCTCAATGACCGAGGAGGGCATTGTGCTGATCATCGACACGATGAAGCAATTCGAAAAAGCGGCTGATGTACATACGTTAACGGATACGAGAGCCGTTGCGACTGCAGCTGTCCGTAACGCAGTCAACCAGGAAGAAATCGTTCGTCGTATCAATCAGAACAGCCGCTATACAGTCGAGGTTCTCAGTGATTATCAGGAAGCATACTACGGCTACCTTGCCGTCACCAATTCCACAATGCTCACCGAGGGCATTACGATCGACATCGGGGGAGGCAGTACGGAGGTTACGTATTTTAAAGACCGTGAGCTCAAACAATATCACAGTTTTCCATTTGGAGCGATCACTCTGAAAAAGCAGTTTGTAGAAGGCGATACACCAACGGAAAAAGAAATGAAGGCCATCCAGTCGTTTATCGTGCATTCTTACGATTCCCTTTCCTGGCTTCAAGAACATCAAGTCCCTGTCATCGGCATAGGCGGTACCGCAAGAAACCTTGCCCTTGTTCACCAGGAGACCACCGGTTATCCTCTCGCCGGTCTTCATGAATACAAAATGACCTACCGTGACGTCAAAGGAGTCCGGGAAGATTTGTGGGACATGAGTAATAAAAAGAGAGAAAAACAAGACGGCCTCTCCAAAGACCGTGCAGATATTATTGTACCTGCGATTGTTGCCATCGAAGAACTGATGGCGTACGCAGGAAAAGTTGATTACATTGTCAGCTATCGCGGACTCCGCGACGGCATCTTTTATGAGTATTTACTTGACAACATTGCAGTAACCCATTTTCCAAATGTGATTGAAGAAAGCTTTTACGCTCTTCGCAATCAGTTCCATCTCGATGAGAAACATCACAGAGATCTGTCTGTCCTGGCAACATACCTGATTCAGGAACTGGTGAAGGAAGGCCTGATCAAAGAACTCGATGATCACGAACGAAAGCTTCTTCGCTGGGCTGCTTCCGTCTATTATATCGGTGAACAAATCCACCCTGAGGCAAAGGCACAACACAGCTTCTATCTGCTTACGAATCAGGCAATTGACGGCCTTGGTCACGCTGACAGAATGGCTGTCGCATTTATTGCATCCTTCAAATCAAAATCAACCCTGAAACAGTTTGCCTCACCTTACAGGGAATGGATCAGTAAAGATGATCTTAAGAAATATGAGCTGATGGGCAGCATCCTGAAACTCTGTTATGCATTGACCATCTCAAAACAGTCGCTCGTGACCAAAATTGAACTTGATGCCATCGATCAAAATCAATTAAGGCTCCTTGCCATGACAACAGATACTGCATTTTTTGAAGAATTCCAGGCGAACAAATACAAAAAACACTTGGAAAAAGCCTTGGATATTCAACTGATTGTCGAAATGAAGCCGGAAGGGGGCAGTGAGTTTGAATAA
- a CDS encoding RNA degradosome polyphosphate kinase, with the protein MSLNKQHLDRYDYYINRELSWLRFNERVLQEAEDTSNPLLERLKFMAIFSSNLDEFFMVRVAGLKDQVKAGFNKPDNKSGFTPKQQLKKISSLSHQLVDQQYRHYSEVLIGQLEKENIHFLPISKWKKSEIKHLEQYFHHYILPVLTPMAIDAYRPFPMLSNKSLNLAVVLEGKHDEGAEKLAIVQVPSLLTRAVPIKREGIEAFALLEDIITYFIGSLFSGNKVLSVSPFRITRNADLTIHEEGARDLLREIEKELKKRKWGAAVRLEIISHAMERKVLSFLSSVLEIEEGDIFESEGPLDFTFLFGLYNQLKDHHEHLIDESFVPQPSEEIMEHESLFDAIMERDIFFHHPYHSFQPIVDLIAYASQDPDVLAIKQTLYRVSGDSPIIAALVQAAENGKQVTVLVELKARFDEEKNIQWAKKLEKAGVHVIYGITGLKTHSKITLIIRHQENGIQRYVHLGTGNYNDSTAKLYTDMGILTAKSSFGEDATNFFNHLSGFSEKPKWYKISTSPFEMRETFMTLIDKEIAVHNERGNGRIIAKMNSLTDKPIIMKLYEASMQGVRIDLIVRGICCLRPGLKGISEHITVRSIIDRFLEHSRIFYFHHDGDERIFLSSADWMTRNMEKRIEILFPVSEPAIKQKVKQVLDYGLQDNVKARIQMADGTYTYVSRRKKRKTIQKSGSTLPGSRPIRRK; encoded by the coding sequence GTGAGTTTGAATAAACAGCATCTCGATCGCTATGATTACTACATTAACCGTGAACTCAGCTGGCTCCGTTTTAATGAACGTGTCCTGCAGGAAGCCGAGGACACATCTAACCCGCTTCTCGAACGATTGAAATTCATGGCTATTTTTTCATCAAATCTGGACGAGTTTTTCATGGTCCGGGTTGCCGGTTTGAAAGATCAGGTCAAAGCAGGATTTAATAAGCCGGATAACAAGTCCGGCTTTACACCAAAACAACAATTGAAGAAAATTTCTTCTTTGTCCCATCAACTCGTCGACCAGCAATACAGACATTACTCAGAAGTACTTATCGGACAGCTGGAGAAAGAGAATATTCACTTTCTGCCAATCAGCAAGTGGAAGAAATCAGAAATTAAACATCTTGAGCAGTATTTTCACCATTATATCCTCCCTGTTCTGACACCAATGGCCATCGATGCATACAGACCTTTTCCCATGCTGTCAAATAAAAGTCTGAACCTCGCTGTTGTGCTCGAGGGAAAACACGATGAAGGAGCTGAGAAATTAGCCATCGTACAGGTCCCGTCCCTTTTAACAAGAGCTGTTCCGATTAAACGGGAAGGTATTGAGGCATTTGCCCTTCTTGAAGATATCATCACGTATTTTATCGGCAGTCTCTTCAGCGGCAATAAGGTGCTTAGCGTTTCCCCATTCCGAATTACGAGAAATGCTGACCTTACGATCCACGAGGAAGGAGCAAGGGATTTACTGCGAGAAATTGAAAAAGAATTAAAAAAGCGAAAGTGGGGGGCAGCAGTCCGGCTTGAAATTATCTCTCACGCGATGGAGCGAAAGGTTCTGTCTTTTCTGTCTTCTGTGCTTGAAATCGAGGAAGGGGATATTTTTGAATCTGAAGGTCCTTTGGATTTCACCTTTCTGTTTGGCCTGTACAATCAGCTAAAAGATCACCATGAGCACCTAATTGATGAATCCTTTGTACCACAGCCGTCTGAAGAAATTATGGAACATGAATCGCTCTTCGATGCCATCATGGAACGGGACATCTTTTTCCACCACCCTTATCATTCCTTCCAGCCCATCGTTGATTTAATTGCATACGCCTCACAGGATCCCGATGTCCTCGCCATCAAGCAGACGTTATACCGGGTAAGCGGTGACTCTCCGATTATCGCTGCCCTTGTCCAGGCAGCGGAGAACGGCAAACAGGTGACCGTACTCGTAGAACTGAAGGCGCGTTTTGATGAAGAAAAAAATATTCAGTGGGCCAAGAAACTTGAAAAAGCAGGTGTTCATGTCATCTATGGCATCACCGGACTGAAAACCCACAGTAAAATAACGCTGATTATCCGTCACCAGGAAAATGGCATCCAGCGCTATGTGCACCTCGGAACGGGTAATTACAATGATTCCACTGCAAAGCTCTATACCGATATGGGCATTCTAACCGCTAAATCATCTTTTGGTGAAGATGCGACAAACTTCTTTAACCACCTGAGCGGTTTCAGCGAAAAACCAAAATGGTACAAAATCTCCACCTCCCCTTTTGAAATGCGCGAAACTTTCATGACATTGATCGATAAAGAAATTGCCGTCCATAACGAACGCGGTAACGGACGGATTATCGCTAAAATGAATTCACTCACCGATAAACCGATCATTATGAAACTGTACGAAGCAAGCATGCAGGGTGTACGCATCGATCTGATCGTGAGAGGTATCTGCTGCCTTCGTCCTGGCTTGAAAGGAATTAGCGAGCATATTACGGTGAGAAGCATTATTGACAGGTTTCTTGAGCATTCCCGCATCTTCTATTTTCATCATGACGGTGACGAGCGGATCTTCCTGTCCTCGGCAGACTGGATGACAAGAAATATGGAGAAACGCATCGAAATCCTTTTCCCGGTTTCTGAGCCTGCAATTAAACAAAAAGTGAAACAAGTACTTGATTACGGATTGCAAGATAATGTCAAGGCGAGAATACAGATGGCTGACGGTACATATACGTATGTATCAAGACGCAAAAAAAGAAAAACCATTCAGAAGTCAGGAAGCACTTTACCGGGAAGCCGCCCAATTCGAAGAAAATGA
- a CDS encoding lytic transglycosylase domain-containing protein — translation MKINKLWLIFSSVAAVTALLMGLSSQGDTSDVKIAELEKNTINRDMINQSFEDIVEARDTLPDYKSSVTLTDWRAADEVAEAMYEDSEGAFQKEWGLFLASEALHRDIDPFLVYELLRVETGDQFDPEMVGPKTSYGRAYGIAQFMTNTAPWIAEMAGIEYDEEQLFNPYYSMFLSVEYLDFLYDRYKDWNHALTAYHRGIYGMETYVSQNGHAKSWYAVEIQENADQTGNLVTYDQTR, via the coding sequence GTGAAAATAAACAAACTGTGGCTTATTTTTTCATCAGTAGCAGCCGTTACAGCGCTTTTAATGGGGCTTTCCTCACAGGGTGACACATCTGATGTGAAGATTGCTGAATTAGAAAAAAATACGATCAACCGAGATATGATTAATCAGTCTTTTGAAGACATTGTTGAAGCGAGAGATACACTTCCGGACTATAAAAGCAGTGTTACACTGACGGATTGGCGGGCTGCTGATGAGGTGGCAGAGGCTATGTATGAGGATTCAGAAGGTGCATTTCAGAAAGAGTGGGGCTTGTTCCTTGCTTCTGAAGCACTCCACAGGGATATCGACCCGTTTTTGGTTTATGAACTGTTGCGAGTTGAAACAGGAGATCAGTTTGACCCGGAAATGGTAGGACCAAAAACCAGTTATGGACGCGCCTACGGTATTGCCCAGTTCATGACGAACACGGCACCGTGGATCGCAGAAATGGCCGGTATCGAGTATGATGAAGAGCAATTGTTTAATCCGTATTATTCCATGTTTCTTTCAGTGGAGTATCTTGATTTTCTCTATGACCGTTACAAGGATTGGAATCATGCGCTAACGGCATATCATCGGGGCATTTATGGCATGGAAACGTACGTAAGCCAAAACGGCCATGCAAAAAGCTGGTATGCAGTTGAAATTCAGGAAAACGCAGATCAAACCGGTAACCTGGTGACTTATGACCAAACGCGATAG
- a CDS encoding metal ABC transporter permease encodes MNQILFFIDQLIHYPYLQHAMVAAILVGIICGMIGSFIIMRGMALMGDAISHAVLPGVVVAYMLGASFFVGAVFTGVLTALLIGFISQNSRIKEDSSIGIMFTAMFALGIVMITGMSGTGVDLWHILFGNVLAVSRQDVWISLGIGIFVLVLILLFYRPLLLTTFDPVMAKAAGLPVKGIHYLLMLLLSLVTVASLQTVGIILVVAMLITPASTAYLLTDRFSLMIALSSVFGVIAAVSGLYFSVIYDVSSGASIVLASSFLFLLAFLFAPKRGLVIRWIQDIKPESANVS; translated from the coding sequence ATGAACCAAATCCTGTTCTTTATCGATCAGCTGATTCATTATCCGTATTTACAGCATGCAATGGTGGCTGCCATTCTGGTCGGTATCATTTGTGGCATGATTGGCTCGTTTATTATCATGAGGGGGATGGCACTGATGGGAGATGCGATCTCCCACGCCGTTCTCCCAGGTGTGGTTGTTGCCTATATGCTCGGGGCCAGTTTTTTTGTTGGTGCTGTTTTCACCGGGGTTCTGACGGCACTCTTAATCGGGTTTATCTCGCAAAACAGCCGAATTAAAGAAGATTCTTCCATCGGTATCATGTTTACAGCCATGTTCGCTCTGGGAATTGTCATGATTACAGGCATGTCCGGGACAGGTGTCGACCTTTGGCATATTTTGTTTGGTAATGTGCTCGCCGTATCGCGGCAGGATGTGTGGATCAGTCTTGGGATCGGGATCTTTGTGCTGGTGTTGATTTTGCTCTTTTACAGACCGCTGTTGTTGACAACGTTTGATCCGGTAATGGCAAAAGCCGCCGGACTTCCTGTAAAAGGCATTCACTATTTACTGATGCTGCTTCTCTCATTGGTGACGGTTGCATCTCTGCAGACGGTAGGTATTATTCTGGTGGTTGCGATGCTGATTACTCCTGCATCAACAGCCTATTTATTAACGGACCGGTTTTCACTGATGATTGCATTGTCGTCTGTGTTTGGAGTTATTGCCGCAGTGAGTGGGCTTTATTTTTCCGTTATTTATGATGTGTCATCCGGTGCATCCATTGTATTAGCCTCGTCGTTTCTGTTTTTGCTGGCCTTTTTATTTGCTCCGAAACGGGGGCTTGTCATACGATGGATTCAGGATATAAAGCCCGAATCGGCGAACGTTTCGTAA